DNA sequence from the Dermatophagoides farinae isolate YC_2012a chromosome 10, ASM2471394v1, whole genome shotgun sequence genome:
ACTCATGTAACatattctttcatcatctcatcatcatcatcatcatcattttagaCATTTATACTAAATCCTAATTGTATTATATGAAGGACAgatattcaaaaatcatagaaaataaacattcatttgaacaatatttttcttttctcttgtttGATTTCAGAAATGAGATTGAcatagtttttgttttactttGAACATTAGATGTCAAACatgtgatgattatattgatcaaatgaagaaattaaacaaagtaataataatataataaataatgataaattataaaCAAGAAACTGTTTATTTGAACGTGAATATCAAACttggacaaacaaaaaaacggaaTGCAAAATGCAATAATCATATAGGTATAactagatattttttttttttttttttggctaaagAATTGCAATCACCAATCATTGACCAAATCGATCATAACATATCGATATCGTCGtgtaaaaatttaaaactgGTATGTGGTGGTCTCCATTCTTGAACGTGAGTCATTTTGGCATTCTGTATGCCTGTAAAAGTGTACAGATAATATTTGATTACCAAAACATATGAATCCCATCAAACCAATGTCCAACCGAGACAAGATAAGAGAAACCAAGAAAAGAAAGGAAAAACTTTGATTAGCATCGAtttcgttctttttttttactatgcAAATATGAGGGAAATTGTTCTTTATGAATGTATGAGAATTCGGGTCCGAAGAAGTAAGAAAATGTGCTTCTTTTTCTAGGTTTCTCTCTTtggttttttgaaaatattcgaaGAATTAttctttggaaaaattttttttattacataAAGATTGTCATCGTTGAAACTTAGCCGAAATGACAAAGACAAATATTTCTTTCGAAAGTTGATCTAACATTTTGTTCATGGCGATAGAGAGGATTGAAAATGAGAATTAGCATCAATATCACATGAATGAACGTGGACGCCTAATTAAATgactagtttttttttgttttcattgaatccTAATCATTTATACATGATTAATCGATTCGGGTTgtctttctgtttttgtcgattatgtttatatgtgtgtgtgtgtgtttgttcgGAATTTGAAGGGAAACAAATTTGTAAATGGACAAAATGATACTACTATCATATACTGTATAATGTTAGtttatcatatcatcaatagGTTTTGGTTATTTGTTGAGCATTGGTCGGAACATTCGTATGGGTATGTGTACGGGCCAAATGGGATTTTTCTTCGCCAATTAGCTCATAATAGGTTTCGGGATTAGTAGCAGTTTTAGCTGTACCTTTACCACTTCCGCCTGCTGTCGAGCTGCCAGATGAGCTCATAAAATGGACGTGATCctcatcttcttcatcattttccgCTGGATTTTGTGATGGCATCGATGGTATTGCCAAAAATAATGCCAATGCAACAACACCATGCCAAACgctaaaaacaaaattttaaacaacaattaatcagtatatgatgaagatttttaCCTGTGAGTAATGGCATAGTTATCTTGTGTTTCTAAAAATGCATAGATTATCAATCCAACAATGGTTAAAATCAGCGCTGGACATATGGAAAATATCCAACAGCGTACGGGTGGATAACAGGATTTTCGACAACAACGTGAACACTGTCAATATGGGGATCAATATTACTGGAATTTTCGACATTAGATTGTTAAACATACCCAACAGCAGAACATGAGTAATGTTCCGAGACCAGCCGGAATGACAAATGTCCATAGGCTTGTACGATCATTTTGGGTGATCAATGCAATAGAGATAGCACCCATTAGatggaaaaatgatttacatCCAGGTGATAAACATGCTAATGTCAATAATGTGACAaagaatgataatattgcTGTGTAAAAATCAGCAAATTGTAACAGTCCAACACTAAAGACACAATAAGATTGTGAGAAATCGCTATCGCAAGCATGATATAActggaaaatcaaaatgaatgaatttatttacaatTATTCAGTCATCAATATTACATACCGCTGATGAGACCATTGTGATGAAATAGATGGCCGATTCGGTGAAATAACGTCGACATGCTGCCAGAACAATTGCCGGTATAAATGCTGCATTGCTGATGGTCAATATGAGAAAGTTGATGAGTAGTTTTTGTGCGGATAACGCTTCGCTTCCATCATTACAAACTAATCCTTTCCAACCttagaggaaaaaaaatgaaataaacaatttcGAGTAACAGCTAACAAACAAAGATTACAGTACCTGCACGACATGAGCATGTTGAATAAAGGATTCCAACATTCATATATTGTTGACATTTACCGTTGTTCAAACAACGAGAATTTAAACATGAAGCTGAATGAATATCGATCATGATGGatgttttattcaaataatcaCAGCTAACGGTGCTGAAATCGGCATTcattaatgaattgaaatcatcatcgatatcttCATCGTGGCTACTATAACATCGAGCCAGAATCGAAATAAACCATGTTCCAGATTGTGGATAAGGTACAACTAATGATTGCAACTCACTTCCCATTGTTGTGAAATTTGCCTGAGAAGTATTCGATACAAGATGGCCATAGCAATgttcatcaaattgaatgcCAGTGGATGTCAGtgataatggtggtaatCGATTGTGCGTCAAACAAAGGATGGCCGTAACATTCTGATGTGTATGATTGGTCCATGGTGAGATGGCGAAATCAATTTCTAGATTGCCACCAATATCATATTGAGGTATGATTGTAAAATTAAACAAAGCAAAtcgatcattatcgatttcGATGAAATTGGCTTGACTAGAATATGATTGATTCGTGttcaataattcatcatcgattatcattgtcGGACTATAACGGAAAGTGAAAACATCCGAACTTTGATATCGTGTAAGATTGTAGACTGCAAATGTGGTCATATTGACCATATCATCCTCATCTAACGAAGCCATTATTTTCGAAGGTTCGAACTGACATTGTTTTTCGGCTAAAGCTTTATCTCTATTTCGTTgtcgatttttattcttttgtttcttaAGTCGTCGTTCTTCTTTGGCTTTTTTATCCTGTTTCTTGCGATCACGGTTCTGATCGGCTGATCTTTTGCTGATTTGATTTTCGGTGACATCAATAAAATCgccatcatcttcattatattcaagtgaatcataattattgatCGATACAGTGGAagctttttcatttttcattgaattgattttcatgtcAACATCCGAATCGATCTGATCGAAAGGATAGGCAGGTTTTCTATCCGAATTATTATGTTTGGCAATGTTATAATTTGCCAAATTATTGGAAAGCCgatttgttgataaaaaatttactttGGAATTGTCATCGACGATTGCCGATACTGGCGAttcattcttattttttgttacaaaatTATAATTGTTCAACGACATAATGTTCGATGCCATTGTTGTGCTTGTtagttgctgttgttgaggCTGTGGCTGATTTTGGCCAGCAGccatttgacaattttgatcattaaaaTAATTATATAGAAAGGCTTCCTGACCGGCAAGAAGTTGTATGGTAAAATTGATTGAGCCAAACTTTAATTTTGTTCGATATTGTTCGCCAAAGATTGTTTTATgagtttgatgatgatcattgatcataatcatattgTTCACTGTTGATACAATCTGTAAATAATTCCAATGATCCGGAACAAAGCTTGGTAAATCGATGATACATTTATCATTGCTCAATTCAACATTCGTTTGATTCGTCTggcaattgaatgaataatctCGAGTGGTTGTATTTGGCAGTGCAAGTGCtcgaaaatttaattcaattggGCAGGAATTGGtcatattcaatgatgatgatgatgatgatgatgaaaaatttgtattGTGTTGAACAAGCATCGGATCACCGTTATTCATCACCATAGATGATTGATACGATGGCAATTGATTCGATGGATGATGACGGATAtttgccgatgatgatgatgacggtcGATATTGGCAGTTGGTTATAACAATCTTGACACCGTATGATTCGTGTAGATTGAGGAAAAATTTAAAGAGAAGCTCTGGTTGAATATTTTGCTGGTCAATAACCAAAGATTGTTTCAACATGAAAGTATGTGATGGCTTCAAAACGCTCACACGATTCATTGCAGTGCCAATTAAAGAAACGCTTGATTTAAACCGATAAATGCATTCACGTTCAAGACCTTTCTGTGCGATTTTATCATTggttttgttgatgaatgcCATACCATACCAATCACCGGGTAATGGATTCGTTAGATTTAGTTCAACAATTTGGCCATCCGTTTTCAGATCAACAACATACTGATCGGTTGAATTTTTGACTATAAAATTATCCGGTATGGTTGCATTCCgtatcgataataatggaaGTGATTGCCAACGAAGATAAAATTTAACATGCAACGGTTTTCGGCAAGCAGTGCTCAGTACTGAtcgataaaatttatttattttttccgaATAGATTGCTATTTTGGTTGCATTGATCCAACTAGGTAATGATGGCCATTGATCGGTGGCCGTAATAGGTATGGTATCAGCCATATTCGTTTTGGATAGATGTGTTATATTCCATGCTGAATAATGATCTTGCCACATGGTCACATTGATCGGCAATTCGGATTGCGATGCATTCAACCGAAATACGGCATTGCTGAGTTCCGGCGGTATttggaaacgaaaaaactGAGCATCCTTATACGAACGTAATGGACTCAGTTTTCGTGTCAATTGTATTTGATTGTTCCATTCTGTATGCgtgaaaagaaataaatcaacaaaagtAAATCAACATCATGCAATTATCACTTACCGAATGTTTgcgaaaatgaaattgcataaaaaacaaaaagaaaagaatagAAAAGATTTTGAGccattcgaatcatttttcattcaataataatgacgatgacgatttCACTCGAATTTGAGCAAAACGATCAATTCTTAAATAAATatgataaatataataatagcTATCTGTCCGGAATTTGGCTTGACAATTTACTTTGTCACATCTTGAAATTATTGTTACGAGtttataaatttaatttgatcagATTCGGCATACTAGCGAGAAAGGGAGTCAAAGACCTAAATTCGTTGTGttagaaatgagaaaaaaaaaatccagggACACAAAAAACGCCACCTAACGCATAACCAATTGTGCCATACTCccattatatttttattgatgatcgaaTACATTTATGAATGTTACTGCTCAATCCTGGTTTCTATGGATATAATATTGAATAGCCGCCGCTAGTTCCAGTTCGTTGCTCCTCGAATCAAAATGGGCCGTCTTATATATAGCCAACAACTGTGATGATGGGTATATATCGGCCAATGTAGGGtacattaatgatgatgcggCTGTCAGTTATTTGGTGTATTTTTAACTATTAAAACATCTTATATTATATGGTTGCTATATGGTGGCagaatttcattgttttcattaaccaccattcattcaccatatcatcatcatcatcattttttaaacaGCTTAAACTTGACGACATCAATAATACCAATGATGTTTTTAATCAATGACCATGgctgttcaacaacaatgatgatgatagaaataataataaccatatgatgatatgaaaatttaatgaaacaatttcaaaaaaaaaaaattatacaaaTCAAGATAAGattgacattgaaaacattcgaaatagAAAATACAATGTGCAAAAAATAAGCAATAGATGGCGATACTTGTCCTTATCTTTCGGACAGTTTCcgggtttttttctgatttcttTCTGAAACTTTtgataaatcaatattttttttagttaatATTTAAAGATTGGCACAACtaatttggatcatcatcgtcattttttttttatttctacgCGTAAGAtggcgagagagagagagagagatttcTTTGATGGACGAAGttgcgagagagagagagagaccaTTTAGGTCCCGGTCTGCTGTTCAAGGCAAACCACACATAGTTCATATTGTGACACACAAGTGtcgtattattattattattgagcCAAGCGAACAAGCAAGCTCAAAGGACCTTGTAAAGTAGATCAcaggtttttattttattttttctttcttgcacacacacacacacacactggttGCACACATATGGCTATTTGTTTGATCGATCCAGGAGGGAGAGtgtactaaaaaaaaatacattataataatcacccATAAAGAAGCTAGGGTAGCAAGGTGCCTTGGCGGTATTTATATGCTTTGATTGTTTGGTAAGCATTTTCACGCTGG
Encoded proteins:
- the LOC124500227 gene encoding uncharacterized protein LOC124500227, producing the protein MIRMAQNLFYSFLFVFYAISFSQTFEWNNQIQLTRKLSPLRSYKDAQFFRFQIPPELSNAVFRLNASQSELPINVTMWQDHYSAWNITHLSKTNMADTIPITATDQWPSLPSWINATKIAIYSEKINKFYRSVLSTACRKPLHVKFYLRWQSLPLLSIRNATIPDNFIVKNSTDQYVVDLKTDGQIVELNLTNPLPGDWYGMAFINKTNDKIAQKGLERECIYRFKSSVSLIGTAMNRVSVLKPSHTFMLKQSLVIDQQNIQPELLFKFFLNLHESYGVKIVITNCQYRPSSSSSANIRHHPSNQLPSYQSSMVMNNGDPMLVQHNTNFSSSSSSSSLNMTNSCPIELNFRALALPNTTTRDYSFNCQTNQTNVELSNDKCIIDLPSFVPDHWNYLQIVSTVNNMIMINDHHQTHKTIFGEQYRTKLKFGSINFTIQLLAGQEAFLYNYFNDQNCQMAAGQNQPQPQQQQLTSTTMASNIMSLNNYNFVTKNKNESPVSAIVDDNSKVNFLSTNRLSNNLANYNIAKHNNSDRKPAYPFDQIDSDVDMKINSMKNEKASTVSINNYDSLEYNEDDGDFIDVTENQISKRSADQNRDRKKQDKKAKEERRLKKQKNKNRQRNRDKALAEKQCQFEPSKIMASLDEDDMVNMTTFAVYNLTRYQSSDVFTFRYSPTMIIDDELLNTNQSYSSQANFIEIDNDRFALFNFTIIPQYDIGGNLEIDFAISPWTNHTHQNVTAILCLTHNRLPPLSLTSTGIQFDEHCYGHLVSNTSQANFTTMGSELQSLVVPYPQSGTWFISILARCYSSHDEDIDDDFNSLMNADFSTVSCDYLNKTSIMIDIHSASCLNSRCLNNGKCQQYMNVGILYSTCSCRAGWKGLVCNDGSEALSAQKLLINFLILTISNAAFIPAIVLAACRRYFTESAIYFITMVSSALYHACDSDFSQSYCVFSVGLLQFADFYTAILSFFVTLLTLACLSPGCKSFFHLMGAISIALITQNDRTSLWTFVIPAGLGTLLMFCCWCSRCCRKSCYPPVRCWIFSICPALILTIVGLIIYAFLETQDNYAITHSVWHGVVALALFLAIPSMPSQNPAENDEEDEDHVHFMSSSGSSTAGGSGKGIQNAKMTHVQEWRPPHTSFKFLHDDIDML